The Candidatus Hydrogenedentota bacterium genome window below encodes:
- a CDS encoding PAS domain S-box protein: MSILNNETFYLALGNTVDSIVITDMDSVIRYVNAAFTKITGYEAREAIGLKPNILKSEATTLQTYKEMWAIILNGGWWRGEILNKKKNGNLWYSFLSITQIRDDEGTPMGYIGIARDITEMKDLEKRLFEMSLEAIYMLAMAAEAKDDVTGSHLRRVRYYSEAIARQLGLSEPEIIEIGYSSMMHDVGKLNVPDDVLKKPGSLTEQEWEEMKTHPLKGAAILRDKPFFGVAREIAANHHERWDGSGYPKGKKGEEIPLSSRIVTLADVYDALTTVRPYKDAFSDKVAKQKILEGKGTFFDPQVVSAFEHLYECGVITKIKEKYSDEAQ, translated from the coding sequence TTATTTGGCCCTCGGTAATACCGTCGATTCTATCGTTATAACAGACATGGACAGTGTCATCCGATACGTGAACGCCGCCTTTACCAAAATTACCGGCTATGAGGCGCGCGAAGCCATCGGCCTTAAACCCAACATTTTGAAATCGGAAGCAACCACCTTACAAACCTACAAAGAAATGTGGGCTATCATTTTAAATGGGGGGTGGTGGCGCGGCGAAATTTTAAATAAAAAAAAGAATGGCAATCTCTGGTATTCATTTTTGTCCATTACCCAGATCCGCGACGATGAGGGCACGCCCATGGGCTATATTGGCATTGCCCGAGATATCACAGAAATGAAAGACCTCGAAAAACGTCTTTTCGAAATGAGTCTGGAAGCCATTTATATGCTTGCCATGGCCGCCGAAGCTAAAGATGACGTTACAGGAAGCCACCTGCGGCGGGTCCGTTACTATTCCGAGGCCATCGCACGGCAATTAGGGCTTTCCGAACCGGAAATCATTGAAATCGGCTATTCAAGTATGATGCACGATGTGGGGAAACTCAACGTGCCCGACGACGTGCTTAAAAAGCCGGGATCCCTCACGGAGCAAGAATGGGAAGAAATGAAAACACATCCCTTGAAGGGCGCCGCTATATTGAGAGATAAGCCCTTTTTCGGGGTCGCCCGCGAGATTGCCGCCAATCACCATGAGCGTTGGGATGGCAGCGGCTATCCCAAAGGAAAGAAAGGCGAAGAAATCCCTTTATCGTCCCGAATTGTCACCCTTGCTGACGTCTACGATGCCCTTACCACGGTAAGACCCTATAAAGACGCTTTTTCCGATAAAGTCGCCAAACAAAAAATCTTAGAGGGCAAGGGCACTTTTTTTGATCCTCAAGTCGTCAGCGCTTTTGAGCACCTATATGAGTGTGGTGTGATTACAAAAATAAAAGAGAAATATTCTGACGAAGCTCAATGA